From one Anguilla rostrata isolate EN2019 chromosome 12, ASM1855537v3, whole genome shotgun sequence genomic stretch:
- the n4bp2l2 gene encoding NEDD4-binding protein 2-like 2, translating into MMLRSDASKSSSGKEDGDISKHSLNKRGSSALVSDQRIARGYGSGYGINGNLLGYRNQGRSDTAGNVDVAPPADGVNGEKQIFRDGRLAQKDRRVVIKQLGISSTDFIGPLCRPQKPKSKAELKSKAKPKPKAKPRPKGNFENELSEFYKELEELEPADCVDGSADERADESNSGAWEARNPPPYGEMRFPKDRDSRWPHASRYEPDDYWQPKRHRPNFQQGPDWQGPDPPFHSDQWQHSQAFRGPHWPPHHNFNRSGYYRPAGPPPPPHPPPGFGPRRSTYYDSPEGESQWEPPQFPQGPRCPPFLGFGGYDAPQDRGPPAYPPDGFDGRREDGGNGFSSYGETAWPQPCMDSDWRQHHRPEPGPGPEPEPDPDPDPQQQWHQQPHADCDYRPAPLLLLILMRGLPGSGKSTLAKKLLSSGPNGLVLSTDDYFVDNGYAYNASLIGDAHDWNQNRAREAMDDGRSPVIIDNTNIQAWEMKPYVKMAIERRYTIDFREPDTSWKFDPFELEKRNKHGVPSNKIAQMRDRFELPMSVDIVLTSRDPPHKSASPRPPSQCPPSQCPPSQCPLR; encoded by the exons ATG ATGCTCAGAAGTGATGCCAGTAAGTCCAGTTCTGGAAAGGAGGACGGAGACATCAGTAAACATTCACTGAATAAACGGGGATCGTCAGCTTTGGTCTCAGATCAGAGAATTGCCCGGGGCTATGGCAGCGGTTATGGAATTAACGGCAACCTTTTGGGATACCGAAACCAAGGTCGGAGTGACACTGCAGGAAATGTGGATGTTGCCCCTCCTGCAGACGGTGTGAATGGGGAGAAACAAATTTTTAGAGATGGGAGGTTGGCCCAGAAAGATCGAAGGGTCGTCATCAAGCAGCTGGGCATTAGCAGCACAGATTTTATTGGGCCTCTGTGTCGGCCACAAAAACCCAAGTCTAAAGCGGAACTGAAATCTAAAGCCAAACCCAAGCCTAAAGCCAAACCCAGGCCTAAGGGTAACTTTGAGAATGAGCTCAGCGAGTTCTACAAAGAGCTGGAGGAGCTTGAACCGGCGGACTGCGTGGACGGCAGCGCAGACGAGCGCGCGGACGAGAGCAACTCTGGGGCCTGGGAAGCCCGAAACCCACCCCCCTATGGGGAGATGAGGTTTCCCAAAGACCGGGACAGCCGCTGGCCTCATGCGAGCAGGTACGAGCCCGACGACTACTGGCAGCCGAAGAGACACCGGCCCAACTTTCAGCAAGGGCCAGACTGGCAGGGACCAGACCCACCTTTCCACTCAGACCAATGGCAGCACTCTCAGGCTTTCCGGGGTCCCCACTGGCCCCCACACCACAATTTCAACAGGTCTGGGTACTACAGGCCCGCCGggcccccacctcctccccatcccccaccagGTTTTGGGCCCCGAAGGAGCACATACTATGACTCTCCCGAGGGTGAAAGTCAGTGGGAGCCCCCCCAGTTTCCTCAGGGCCCCAGGTGTCCACCCTTCCTTGGCTTTGGTGGTTACGATGCTCCCCAGGACCGCGGTCCTCCTGCATACCCTCCCGATGGCTTCGATGGCCGCAGAGAGGACGGGGGGAACGGTTTCTCCTCGTACGGGGAGACTGCTTGGCCCCAGCCTTGCATGGACTCGGACTGGCGCCAGCACCACAGGCCAGAACCGGGACCGggaccagaaccagaaccagacccagacccagacccGCAGCAGCAGTGGCACCAGCAGCCACACGCCGACTGCGACtatcgccccgccccccttctgcTCCTCATTCTGATGAGGGGGTTGCCAGGGTCAGGGAAGTCCACACTGGCCAA GAAATTGCTGTCCTCTGGTCCCAATGGACTGGTTCTTAGCACGGATGATTACTTCGTTGATAACGGATACGCCTACAATGCCTCTCTGATCGGGGATGCGCACGACTGGAACCAGAACAGAG CCAGAGAAGCGATGGACGATGGCCGTTCGCCTGTAATTATTGACAATACTAACATCCAAGCCTGGGAGATGAAGCCCTATGTGAAAATG GCCATAGAGAGGAGATACACCATAGACTTCCGTGAGCCTGACACCAGCTGGAAGTTCGATCCTTTTGAGTTGGAGAA gaggAACAAGCACGGCGTCCCCTCCAATAAAATCGCTCAGATGCGGGATCGCTTTGAGCTGCCCATGTCTGTGGACATTGTGCTGACCTCTCGAGACCCGCCGCACAAGAGCGCATCGCCGCGCCCGCCGTCGCAGTGCCCGCCGTCGCAGTGCCCGCCGTCTCAGTGCCCGCTGAGGTAG
- the brca2 gene encoding breast cancer type 2 susceptibility protein: protein MTGFSQRLLDPGTRVNMFEVFKHHIVQELGPLCPNWFEELTVSAARDGASARDPEVPGGARVQEASLGTPLRKPAADSQIFSTPKIFKSRTAQSPELLTTDEELFSPDRGAAGGSKTLPWVDTSMCFFGSAKNSRTADKHGNTSLTADDFALLNIPKSRPAVSCKSISESLGAQLDPDVSWTSSLNTPPVISPTIILAKEEDKAGPVSPSGDKRVILVRELFPSMSKVSRMTEITEKPEGLFGQPSGADSRLGGLVKGSDCRELPSADVRDGSWKQTLPDAIQDGEVRSTVASVLDGAEEVLSIFFSNGGSALRRVKARERSSSRRRQACSAKAAAPTPPPPALESGRPEDPPKMAGRAERVADTFAFHKGNSPEAMDCGVTQWTPLTLPDTSGASAGTDFCAVPSSSGGGTAPVTEALADRPANAAQLERPASKGDPKDIRVPGGASAQWDAVLPTNVANTQAKTVGPLHSEFPQQRAEASKSMRSEDSWPTTLPLNPSFPQSDSGKCTVPASGPGINVCSTEMQTGVLVLRPGESPLPGSSLEGCPAVTSTRKPPRKFVYSLQSPRLPVQAKHNHSDRSQTVSTPTVPFPGESLNGSTDAVMSSVKALHRSDNVTKDKSECKKLCEQASDASMAVVPTASNEVESGLDHMPLLCATSAEDYSQEWNPGRAPSGSADALGRDTDTRFSATACHSVMESKRPRRPSAPVPTEKPGCADDPRDRDIVDCPGHGTAVLTGCTQAAETSGLLRASDATRMTCDSGYHATWSGATQLHGSSDIGHASSSRKVAENRAPVGFKTASNRRIPLSLEAIQRAKALLDEGAEGSGIKSSVSKGKPQMSESAERTQKSHYNGAKSSLAGNAAASRQRASLRKVSSPHSSLSSPQGSSPNPGFVGFKTASNGTIRLSSANLLKAKQLFKDIEDEKLLEVSPRTSCTDFDAAGEVEAETGTSSKSSAGLMAAPSRVRPSSEPKASEPYGCLTASQRADVTELCSLLEDAGSQFEFTQFRQAISTPAGSDEVVCNHPCDKEVDPDFLTGIDFDDSFSSECERQGSRKLPADAIMPEKLTASSYHKQNRQDSSHKSKPVEVLSYDFADKNAKVTKYTEDPSASLVPKNNYDSGSFVAFSSASGKKIAVSKEVLQRASKVFDDLDVGCVPSPSSVRRDKSADPSHLNVLGATVTEVPRARNIPGAHVTFNTPRSNVMNQSHCIKKIGRSPGAVSPGGRSLKVGVSSENTQAIQEDRAISELNLPSGEPYPPHVCSSFQLPTVKNSLEGAGTTWPRDLLAPCAPNGIGTDLRLDERPPPTPALSSAEQGNAILKQPRTVCSKGGLQRDMGKKLEISHDQPSSMSNKRGAGFKTARGTAVNVSEGLLRKAREMFADLGENLETAQGRGFRGDEREGWNAVSENKEQPDTSADATDKAKSISEKCKSENGAEQRTSAADYGADEPDAVHVEKEIDATSVQEDSSRAETPNMGSESSIGCSTPCANKLCSAEKALLETTSNECGRISGSCQMAAVSDEGSGSISTSNIQGNCGFSTAGGKKVTVSKKSLQYAQFLLNECTEMNTPEPGNASRLSNGHVSSHSLLGGNSGGFQTASGKGVAITPNALEQAKAMFQNCDDRLECGITGAVRGEGVSGGTRGDPINPTATSSGFISAGGKGVSISAKALLEVKDMFKNSDCIVDCATTCGPREGHTNEKSFELQSNFRTVNCGFTSAGGKRVSVSEKALLRANALLKECDEKPHVESERLEFMAGSTPDPRHKNGRGFSTASGKGVSVSLRALREAKARFADCDDAASPEPGEVKAETLGENSTSAHKKDSTNGNCGFSTASGKGVSVSKKALLKAKALLSECCDVESGEPGRLLKMECRSSSVPTPPCESGCGTGAGSGKGLSTSVKNVCEMEVSLQDCSNDKITAEIRGKDLKVKGGPYNNTGKRASGFNTARGNRVSVSVQALEEAKAKFRDCDNLDQVFGEEMKVDPIKNKRSSTHRNPDKTAPDISAVDEKTASVSEMVLPSTNLLPAESDGIERSVVPSSCENLPQGPPSQGQAADRQNARENGKAPVWPCDSTPSRERSAPGRAAAETADCETRRSSPPSLRSPGLSSCTDTQQRYLEQEAMACTRALLEDEDLAEQGLRGAPGRTSLQPSSAVTEAGGTRGRGKRLQSEDSDFPDQPPLKRRLLANFDQTSDSDQRPVLTPVKSSPNVMLRDRRIFRYGVPLQPNVTHPPGDKKGVLDHRHRKTEPQVVVPGSFLQDSKPVNPRGAVFVPPFRKGPKPEVQGTSLPAESRRPPSTFAPPFRKTQPDGNPLGQGPGQPSSSRPGTPPLPAVFVPPLRKSAGSTSHPDPGSEEKMSGQESGTHTPHSTCGGAQSGQGPVTPNIPAGKEAEPEEPTPAPPSPGDLEAGSSDVQTLQSLQLARDLQDMRIRKKRRQAIRPQPGSLLLAKTSGVARVPLRSAVGGRCPGLHTPKELYACGVPRGASQIGSASAESFRFRCGDFFREEVLAAGGGVPLADGGRLVPGNDGTAGKEEFYRALCDTPGVDPKLISEGWLYNHYRWVVWKRASMERAFPSVMGGYCLTPEQVLLQLKYRYDVEVDRSRRSALRKVMERDDTPAKTMVLCVCGVVSSGPAPAGPVRPESRASPGSGAKAGGQPGGVIWVTDGWYAIKVLLDAPLTAMLLQGRLAVGGKVVTHGAELVGSQDACSPLEAPESLMLKISANSTRPARWDAKLGFHRDPRPFRLPLSSLYCNGGLVGCVDIVVLRSYPTQWMEKQPGGVFVFRSERCEEREARRHGDRRHKAMELLFSRVQAQFEREQEAKTKAGSRRRRLTRQEMEALQDGEELHEAVETDPAHLESCLNEQQLAVLSSYRESLGQERQARLQERFRQALAEAQEGEGGCPDRDVTPVWKLSICDSRDRRSGSVYLLSVWRPPAELRPLLREGCRYRVYQLATSWGKKQAGRAAVQLTGTKKTQFQHIQAPPESLCELFQPRVSWSFRALQGAGFRPLCGEVDVVGYVVSITDRHGPSPVLYLADGHQDFVSVRIGASLAQLALEELVKPRALLALSNLQPGHRTAVPAPVPALYAGELALFSTNPKEPHLQEACAHLRSIAQGNEGFFQMAEEKLASFIPSNNQSALLSPRDVGPAPKMVNGQTPQQSVRGSGLLTPVSRRPPLPASTPEDRDPKSVKRKRGLDFLSRIPSPPPLSPLLTHASPSLRKTFNPPRRSETPRPAPPPSPTPPPRRAPTLPTPPPRRAPPPQEAEWVNDEELAMINTQALLDGLGGQEEAGVSR from the exons gccgtCTCTTGCAAAAGCATTTCTGAAAGCCTGGGTGCGCAGTTGGACCCTGACGTGTCCTGGACCAGCTCTCTCAACACCCCTCCCGTCATCTCCCCCACCATAATTTTGG CTAAGGAGGAGGACAAAGCCGGTCCAGTCAGCCCCTCCGGAGACAAACGTGTTATT CTTGTGCGAGAGCTGTTCCCCTCCATGTCAAAAGTGTCCCGAATGACTGAGATCACTGAAAAGCCTGAGGGCTTGTTTGGTCAACCATCTG GAGCAGATAGCCGGTTGGGTGGCCTGGTGAAAGGGAGCGATTGCCGGGAGCTCCCCTCAGCAGACGTGCGGGACGGTTCGTGGAAGCAGACGCTGCCCGACGCCATCCAGGACGGAGAAGTGCGCAGCACGGTGGCCAGCGTGCTCGATGGCGCTGAAGAGGTCCTGTCCATCTTCTTCAGTAACGGCGGTTCGGCGCTGCGGAGGGTGAAGGCCCgggagaggagcagcagcaggaggaggcagGCCTGCTCGGCCAAGGCAGCGGCGccgactcctccccccccagctctggagAGCGGACGTCCTGAAGACCCTCCCAAAATGGCCGGCCGAGCGGAACGCGTCGCGGACACCTTCGCCTTTCACAAGGGCAATTCCCCAGAGGCAATGGACTGCGGCGTCACCCAGTGGACGCCGTTGACTTTGCCTGACACCTCGGGCGCTAGCGCGGGAACTGATTTCTGTGCTGTGCCGTCATCCTCAGGCGGGGGCACCGCACCGGTCACTGAGGCGCTGGCTGATAGGCCGGCTAATGCAGCTCAGCTGGAAAGACCAGCTTCTAAAGGTGATCCTAAAGACATTAGGGTGCCAGGGGGTGCAAGTGCACAGTGGGATGCTGTCCTCCCTACAAATGTGGCTAACACTCAGGCAAAGACTGTAGGCCCCTTGCATTCAGAGTTTCCACAGCAAAGGGCAGAGGCTTCGAAGAGCATGAGATCTGAGGACTCCTGGCCAACTACGCTGCCACTGAACCCCTCGTTCCCCCAGTCAGACTCTGGTAAATGTACAGTGCCAGCAAGCGGCCCAGGGATTAATGTATGCAGTACTGAGATGCAGACTGGTGTGCTGGTCCTCCGGCCAGGCGAGTCGCCGTTGCCGGGGTCGTCCCTGGAAGGCTGTCCTGCTGTCACCTCCACCAGGAAACCTCCCCGGAAATTTGTGTATTCTCTTCAGAGCCCACGACTCCCTGTGCAAGCAAAACATAACCATAGCGACCGTAGTCAAACAGTTTCCACGCCAACGGTTCCATTTCCAG GTGAGTCGTTGAATGGGAGCACAGACGCTGTGATGTCCAGCGTAAAGGCGTTGCATCGCAGTGACAATGTCACCAAAGACAAATCGGAATGTAAAAAACTTTGTGAACAAGCTAGCGACGCAAGTATGGCGGTAGTCCCTACTGCATCAAATGAAGTGGAAAGTGGGCTGGATCACATGCCCCTGCTGTGCGCTACCAGTGCGGAGGATTACAGCCAAGAGTGGAATCCTGGCAGAGCGCCCAGCGGCAGTGCTGACGCGCTTGGCCGTGACACTGACACCCGTTTCTCAGCAACAGCATGCCACTCCGTAATGGAATCTAAACGGCCGCGTCGACCTTCCGCTCCCGTGCCGACGGAAAAGCCCGGATGTGCCGACGATCCCCGCGACCGTGACATTGTCGACTGTCCCGGTCACGGCACCGCCGTCCTCACCGGATGCACTCAGGCCGCTGAAACGAGCGGCCTTCTCCGTGCGTCCGACGCGACGCGCATGACGTGTGACAGCGGCTACCACGCCACCTGGTCGGGTGCCACGCAGCTTCACGGGTCATCCGACATCGGACACGCTTCCAGCTCCAGGAAAGTCGCTGAGAATCGTGCTCCTGTGGGCTTTAAAACGGCCAGCAACAGAAGAATTCCTCTGTCTCTGGAAGCCATACAGAGGGCAAAGGCGTTGCTCGATGAGGGTGCAGAGGGTAGTGGGATTAAATCGTCCGTCTCTAAGGGGAAGCCTCAGATGTCTGAATCTGCAGAACGGACTCAGAAGAGTCATTACAACGGGGCCAAGAGCTCTTTAGCTGGTAATGCAGCTGCAAGTCGGCAGCGCGCATCGCTGAGAAAAGTGAGTTCCCCCCACAGTTCCCTGAGTTCTCCCCAGGGCAGTTCTCCAAATCCTGGTTTTGTCGGCTTCAAAACAGCCTCCAACGGCACGATACGTTTGTCCTCTGCGAATCTGCTGAAAGCCAAGCAGCTGTTCAAGGATATTGAAGATGAGAAGCTCTTGGAAGTTTCCCCCAGAACCAGCTGCACTGATTTTGACGCCGCGGGTGAAGTTGAAGCGGAAACTGGAACGTCGTCGAAAAGTTCAGCGGGGCTGATGGCTGCGCCCTCGCGCGTCCGGCCGTCCTCTGAGCCGAAAGCCTCTGAGCCCTACGGGTGTCTGACGGCCTCACAGAGAGCTGACGTTACGGAGCTGTGCAGCCTTTTAGAGGACGCCGGCAGCCAGTTTGAGTTCACGCAGTTCAGGCAGGCGATCTCGACTCCAGCCGGCTCGGACGAAGTCGTCTGCAATCATCCTTGTGACAAGGAGGTAGATCCCGATTTCCTAACCGGCATCGACTTTGATGACAGTTTCAGCTCTGAGTGCGAGCGGCAGGGTTCTAGAAAACTACCGGCCGATGCGATTATGCCTGAGAAATTAACTGCCAGTTCTTACCACAAGCAAAATCGACAGGACTCCAGCCATAAATCCAAACCTGTGGAAGTATTGAGTTATGACTTCGCTGATAAGAATGCAAAAGTCACAAAATACACTGAGGACCCAAGTGCATCGTTGGTCCCTAAGAATAATTATGATTCAGGAAGCTTTGTAGCTTTTTCTTCTGCAAGTGGAAAGAAAATTGCTGTGTCAAAGGAAGTTCTTCAGAGGGCTTCAAAGGTTTTTGATGACTTGGACGTTGGTTGCGTGCCATCGCCGAGCTCTGTGCGTCGTGACAAGAGTGCAGATCCATCTCATTTAAATGTACTGGGTGCTACTGTCACCGAGGTGCCAAGAGCCAGAAACATTCCAGGCGCCCATGTGACATTTAACACTCCAAGGAGTAATGTTATGAACCAGAGCCACTGCATCAAGAAGATTGGCCGTTCACCAGGAGCAGTAAGCCCAGGTGGAAGAAGTTTAAAAGTGGGTGTGTCATCTGAAAATACGCAAGCGATTCAGGAAGACCGTGCCATTTCTGAATTAAATCTCCCTTCTGGAGAGCCTTACCCTCCCCACGTTTGTTCCTCTTTTCAATTGCCAACTGTCAAAAACAGTTTAGAAGGTGCAGGTACTACTTGGCCAAGAGATTTATTAGCTCCCTGTGCACCAAATGGAATAGGCACTGATTTAAGGTTAGATGAACGCCCGCCTCCGACACCTGCCCTTAGTTCAGCAGAGCAAGGAAACGCCATTTTAAAGCAACCGAGGACTGTTTGTTCAAAAGGCGGTCTTCAGAGAGACATGGGTAAAAAGCTGGAAATTTCTCACGACCAGCCCAGTAGCATGAGCAACAAGCGTGGCGCGGGTTTCAAAACCGCCAGAGGGACTGCCGTAAATGTCTCGGAGGGGCTTTTGAGGAAAGCGAGGGAGATGTTCGCAGATTTAGGGGAGAATCTGGAAACCGCGCAAGGACGAGGCTTCCGTGGAGATGAGCGAGAGGGGTGGAATGCCGTGTCCGAAAACAAAGAACAACCAGACACATCTGCTGACGCCACTGACAAAGCAAAGAGCATTTCTGAGAAATGCAAGAGTGAGAATGGTGCTGAGCAGAGAACATCTGCTGCTGATTACGGTGCTGACGAACCTGATGCCGTACACGTAGAAAAGGAGATTGATGCGACCTCTGTGCAAGAAGACTCCTCAAGAGCAGAAACTCCTAACATGGGCAGTGAAAGCAGCATAGGCTGTAGCACACCGTGTGCAAACAAATTGTGCTCAGCTGAAAAAGCGCTCCTGGAAACCACCTCAAACGAATGTGGTCGTATCTCTGGATCATGCCAGATGGCAGCTGTTTCAGATGAAGGCAGCGGTAGTATTTCAACTTCCAACATCCAGGGTAATTGTGGCTTCAGCACTGCTGGTGGTAAGAAGGTAACCGTGTCCAAAAAATCTCTTCAGTATGCTCAGTTTCTTCTTAATGAGTGTACAGAAATGAACACTCCCGAACCTGGGAACGCCTCCAGGTTGAGTAATGGGCATGTTTCCTCTCACAGCCTTCTGGGTGGAAACAGTGGTGGCTTTCAGACTGCGAGTGGAAAAGGTGTGGCCATTACACCAAATGCCCTTGAGCAGGCAAAGGCCATGTTTCAGAATTGTGATGATAGACTAGAGTGCGGAATTACCGGGGCAGTAAGAGGAGAGGGTGTCAGTGGGGGAACCAGAGGCGACCCGATAAATCCGACGGCAACCAGTTCTGGATTCATCTCTGCCGGTGGTAAAGGCGTGTCCATTTCAGCAAAGGCTCTCCTTGAAGTGAAGGACATGTTTAAAAACAGTGATTGCATTGTGGACTGTGCAACCACTTGTGGACCAAGAGAGGGGCATACAAATGAAAAGTCCTTTGAACTGCAAAGTAATTTTAGGACGGTTAACTGCGGGTTCACCTCTGCTGGTGGCAAGAGGGTGTCTGTATCCGAGAAGGCCCTCCTGAGAGCAAATGCTCTTCTGAAGGAATGTGACGAGAAACCCCACGTGGAGTCGGAGAGACTGGAATTTATGGCGGGTTCAACTCCGGATCCTCGGCACAAGAACGGTCGTGGCTTTAGCACGGCCAGCGGTAAAGGGGTGTCCGTTTCCCTCAGGGCCCTTCGGGAGGCGAAGGCTCGATTCGCGGACTGCGACGACGCTGCTTCGCCTGAACCTGGTGAAGTGAAAGCGGAAACCCTAGGCGAGAATTCCACATCTGCCCATAAAAAGGATTCTACGAACGGTAACTGTGGCTTCAGCACCGCAAGTGGTAAAGGCGTGTCTGTGTCCAAGAAGGCCCTTCTCAAAGCTAAGGCACTGCTTAGTGAATGCTGTGATGTTGAAAGTGGGGAACCTGGAAGACTTCTCAAAATGGAATGCAGATCTAGTTCAGTTCCGACCCCTCCGTGTGAAAGCGGGTGCGGTACTGGCGCAGGTAGCGGGAAGGGGCTGTCCACCTCCGTGAAGAACGTTTGTGAAATGGaggtctcattacaagactgcTCCAATGATAAAATCACAGCAGAGATTCGAGGAAaggatttaaaagtgaaagGTGGCCCTTATAATAATACAGGGAAGCGTGCTTCTGGTTTCAACACAGCCAGAGGTAATCGGGTATCTGTTTCAGTCCAGGCTCTTGAGGAGGCAAAGGCTAAATTCAGAGACTGTGATAATTTGGACCAGGTATTTGGTGAAGAAATGAAGGTGGAtcctataaaaaataaaagaagttcTACCCATCGTAATCCGGATAAAACTGCTCCTGACATCAGCGCAGTTGACGAGAAGACCGCGTCCGTCTCTGAAATGGTTCTTCCGAGCACAAATCTTTTGCCTGCGGAATCTGACGGAATTGAACGTTCTGTTGTACCGAGCAGCTGCGAGAACCTCCCACAAGGACCGCCAAGCCAAGGCCAAGCCGCGGATCGCCAAAACGCTCGAGAGAACGGAAAGGCGCCCGTGTGGCCCTGTGACTCCACCCCTTCCCGGGAACGTTCTGCGCCGGGGAGGGCTGCCGCGGAGACGGCGGACTGCGAGACCCGGCGGAGCTCCCCGCCGAGCCTGCGCTCGCCGGGGCTGAGCAGCTGCACGGACACCCAGCAGAGGTACCTGGAGCAGGAGGCCATGGCGTGCACCAGGGCCCTGCTGGAGGACGAGGACCTGGCCGAGCAGGGCCTCCGGGGGGCCCCAGGGAGGACGTCTCTCCAGCCGAGTTCAGCCGTGACTGAGGCCGGGGGGACACGAGGGCGTGGCAAAAGGCTCCAATCGGAGGACTCGGATTTTCCAg ACCAACCTCCTCTCAAAAGACGGCTCCTGGCGAACTTTGACCAGACATCAGACAGTGATCAGCGGCCCGTGCTGACTCCTGTGAAGAGCAGCCCAAATG TAATGTTAAGAGACAGGAGAATCTTCAGATACGGTGTGCCACTTCAACCTAATGTCACTCATCCTCCTGG GGATAAGAAGGGCGTCCTGgaccacagacacagaaaaacagagccACAGGTCGTCGTCCCAGGCTCCTTCCTTCAGGACAGCAAGCCGGTGAATCCCAGGGGTGCGGTGTTTGTGCCCCCTTTTCGGAAGGGTCCCAAGCCCGAGGTCCAGGGAACCAGTCTGCCAGCAGAGTCGAGAAGGCCTCCCAGTACCTTTGCGCCCCCCTTCAGGAAAACCCAGCCCGATGGTAACCCCCTGGGACAGGGGCCCGGACAGCCGTCCTCCAGCCGTCCTGGGACTCCCCCTCTGCCGGCTGTGTTTGTTCCTCCTCTTAGGAAATCGGCAGGTTCCACCTCCCATCCAGATCCAGGCAGTGAGGAGAAGATGTCCGGTCAGGAATCgggcactcacacaccacacagcacctGTGGTGGTGCCCAGAGCGGGCAGGGCCCTGTCACCCCAAACATCCCTGCAGGGAAGGAGGCAGAACCAGAGGAGCCCACACCCGCACCTCCCTCACCTGGGGACCTGGAGGCTGGCAGCTCAG ACGTGCAGACGCTGCAGAGCCTGCAGCTGGCGCGGGACCTGCAGGACATGCGGATCAGGAAGAAGAGGCGGCAGGCCATCCGGCCCCAGCCGGGGAGCCTGCTCCTGGCCAAAACCTCCGGGGTGGCCCGGGTGCCTCTGAGGAGCGCTGTAGGGGGGCGGTGCCCTGGTCTCCACACCCCGAAAGAG ctgtACGCGTGTGGCGTCCCCCGCGGGGCGTCCCAGATCGGCAGCGCCAGCGCGGAGTCGTTCCGCTTCCGCTGCGGGGACTTCTTCAGGGAGGAGGTGCTGGCGGCCGGGGGCGGGGTCCCGCTGGCCGACGGGGGCCGGCTCGTCCCCGGCAACGACGGCACGGCGGGGAAGGAGGAGTTCTACAG GGCCCTGTGCGACACCCCAGGGGTTGACCCCAAACTGATCAGCGAGGGCTGGCTGTACAACCACTACCGGTGGGTGGTCTGGAAACGGGCCTCCATGGAGCGGGCCTTCCCTTCAGTGATGGGCGGTTACTGCCTGACCCCAGAGCaggtgctgctgcagctcaaatacag GTACGATGTGGAGGTGGACCGGAGCCGGAGGTCGGCCCTGAGGAAGGTCATGGAAAGGGACGACACGCCGGCGAAGACCAtggtgctgtgcgtgtgtggcgtCGTctcctccggccccgcccctgccggGCCGGTCCGGCCCGAGAGCAGAGCCTCCCCCGGTTCTGGTGCCAAGGCGGGCGGCCAGCCCGGCGGGGTGATCTGGGTGACGGACGGCTGGTACGCCATCAAGGTCCTGCTGGACGCCCCGCTGACCGCCATGCTGCTCCAGGGCCGGCTGGCGGTCGGCGGGAAGGTGGTGACCCACGGGGCCGAGCTGGTGGGGTCCCAGGACGCCTGCTCCCCGCTGGAGGCCCCCGAATCGCTCATGCTGAAG ATTTCTGCCAACAGCACCAGGCCGGCTCGTTGGGACGCCAAGCTGGGCTTCCACCGCGACCCTCGGCCTTTCCGgctgcccctctcctccctgtactGCAACGGGGGCCTGGTCGGCTGTGTGGACATAGTGGTGTTGAGAAGCTACCCAACCCAG TGGATGGAGAAGCAGCCGGGCGGGGTCTTTGTGTTCCGTAGCGAGCGCTGTGAAGAGCGGGAGGCCAGGAGGCACGGCGACCGCAGGCACAAGGCCATGGAGCTCCTGTTCAGCAGGGTTCAGGCCCAGTttgagagggagcaggagg cgAAGACCAAAGCCGGAAGCAGGAGGCGGAGGCTGACCCGGCAGGAGATGGAGGCGCTGCAGGACGGGGAGGAGCTGCACGAGGCCGTGGAGACCGACCCCGCTCACCTGGAG tctTGTCTGAATGAGCAGCAGCTGGCCGTCCTGAGCAGCTACAGGGAGTCTCTGGGGCAGGAGAGGCAGGCCCGGCTGCAGGAGCGTTTTCGGCAGGCCCTGGCGGAGGCGCAGGAGGGCGAGGGGGGCTGCCCCGACCGGGACGTCACCCCCGTGTGGAAGCTGAGCATCTGCGACTCCAGGGACCGGCGGAGCGGCAGCG TGTACCTCCTGAGCGTCTGGCGCCCCCCGGCGGAGCTGCGCCCCCTGCTGAGGGAGGGGTGCAGGTACAGGGTTTACCAGCTGGCCACGTCCTGGGGCAAGAAACAGGCCGGCAGGGCTGCCGTCCAGCTCACCGGCACCAAGAAAACGCAGTTCCAGCACATTCAG GCCCCTCCAGAATCCCTGTGTGAGCTGTTCCAGCCCCGGGTGTCCTGGAGCTTCAGGGCTCTTCAGGGTGCGGGTTTCCGTCCGCTGTGTGGAGAGGTGGACGTGGTGGGGTATGTCGTCTCTATTACTGACAGACACG GCCCCTCCCCCGTGCTCTACCTGGCGGACGGGCATCAGGACTTTGTGTCCGTGCGGATCGGCGCCAGCCTGGCACAGCTggcgctggaggagctggtgaagCCTCGGGCCCTGCTGGCGCTGAGTAACCTGCAGCCCGGGCACCGGACCGCCGTGCCCGCGCCCGTACCTGCCCTGTACGCGGGAGAGCTGGCCCTCTTCTCCACGAACCCCAAAGAGCCGCACCTGCAGGAGGCCTGTGCTCACCTGAGGAGCATCGCACAG GGCAACGAGGGCTTCTTTCAGATGGCGGAAGAGAAGCTCGCCAGTTTTATCCCATCAAACAACCAGAGTGCTCTGCTGTCTCCAAGAGACGTGGGTCCAGCTCCAAAAATG GTGAATGGGCAAACCCCCCAGCAGTCTGTGAGAGGCTCGGGGCTGCTCACCCCTGTGAGCAGGAGGCCCCCTTTACCAGCGAGCACTCCAGAGGACCGGGACCCCAAAAGCGTAAAGAGGAAGCGAGGCCTGGACTTCCTGTCCCGCATCCCGTCCCCTCCTCCGCTCAGCCCGCTGCTGACACACGCCTCGCCGTCGCTGAGGAAGACTTTCAATCCCCCGCGAAGGTCTGAgactccccgccccgcccctcccccgtcGCCGACACCGCCCCCTCGCCGTGCCCCGACCCTGCCGACCCCGCCGCCTCGccgtgcccctccccctcaggagGCCGAATGGGTCAATGACGAGGAGCTGGCCATGATCAACACCCAGGCCCTGCTGGacgggctgggggggcaggaggaggcggGCGTGTCCAGGTGA